The Pseudodesulfovibrio cashew genomic sequence TGTGGAATGGGTTATCCACCAGCCAGACCGCTACTTCGACTCCGGCCTCGCGTAGCAGGTGGAAGGCCAGACCGAAGGGCTCCAGCCCCTTGAAGTTGATGGAGAAGAAAAGTGCGGGGCGTTCGCGGGACAGGAGCGCGGGCAGCTCCGTTCCGGGTGAGCGTTCCAGCGTTTCAGGGTCCAGGGTCCGGACCTGGTATCCCTTCTCTTCAAAGGCCAGGGTCAGCTCTTTGCCCAAGAGATCTCCTTCGCCTGAGGGAAGCCAGACTACGCGGGAAGGGGCGGTCTTGGGCAGGCGGCAGGCCGCAGTGCGGGCCGCCAGGGGAGCCCAGAACGAGGGGAACGCCTTGAGGCCGGGCCGGTAGCGGAGGACTGTACTTTGTCGGGCCAGTTCAGGCGTGAATTCCTCCGGGGGGAGGGGGGTGTAGTCCACGGGAACGCGGGCTTCGAAATTTCGTATCTGGCCGGTCATGGTGGGGCATTCCACGTAGCGGGCCTCGCGCACGTCCGGGAAATGGTTGCGCAAAAGTTCCGGTTCCGGGCCCAGGCCCAGGAAGATGACGCCTTCGCCACCGGGAATTACTTCGAACTGACTGCGGTCCGAAGGCAGGGTCTGGCGGTTGCCCAGTTCGTTGGTGATCTGGATTCTGACAGGTCTGGTCACGGTTTCACGCTTGGCTTTTCGGGCATATTCGGGTACGGAAACGCTCCACGCCGATCAAGGAGCGCCTCATGAAACAATATCAGGACAAATATTTCAAGCGCGCCAAAAAGGAAAATTACGCCGCCCGTTCCGTCTACAAACTCAAGGAGATGGACAAGCGGTTCGGTATTTTCAAGAAGGGCCAGCACGTGCTTGATCTTGGTGCCGCGCCCGGCTCCTGGACCCAGTTCGCGGGCGAACGCGTGGGTCGGGAGGGGCATGTGCTCGGTGTGGACATCCAGGACACCAAGCACTCGTTCCCGGAGAACATAACCTTTTTGCAGGCCGATGTCTTTTCCGATTCGCCGGAGCTTCTGGAGGCCATCGAGCCGCTTGTGCCGTTTGATGTGATTATCAGCGACATGGCTCCCAAGACCACGGGGATCAAGTTCGCGGACCAGGCCAACTCGCTGGAGCTGTGCGAGCGCGCCTTTGAGGTGGCGCTTAAATACCTCAAGAAGGGCGGGCACTTCGCCGTCAAGATTTTTGAGGGCGGTGAGACCAAGGAGTATCGGGATTCGCTTCGGCCGTATTTTGGAAAGATAAAGAATTTCAAGCCTTACAGCTCCCGATCCGAATCAAAGGAAATCTTCATCGTCGCGCTTGGCTTTAAGGGCGCGGATGTATAAAGTAACCGACCGAAAAATGAAAATGAATTTTCTGACCATATTTTGAGGAGGAATCATGGCCGGACATAGTAAATGGGCAAATATCCAGCATCGCAAGGGGCGTCAGGACGCCAAGAAAGCCAAGTTTTTCACCAAGGCCGCCAAGGATATCATCCTGGCCGCCAAGGCGGGCGGCGGTAATCCCGACGACAACTCCGGGTTGCGTCTGGCCATCCAGAAGGCCAAGGCCGTGAACCTGCCCAAAGACAAAATCGACAACGCCATCAAGAAGGGCACCGGCGAACTGGCCGGCGGCGACATCATGGAGATCCTCTACGAAGGATACGGTCCGGGTGGCGTGGCCATGCTGGTCGACGTGGCCACTGACAACAAGAACCGTGTGGTCGCCGAAATCCGTCATGCCTTTTCCAAAGCCGGCGGCAACATGGCCGAGGCCGGCGCAGTCGCCTACATGTTCAACAAGAAGGGCGTCATCGTCTTCAACAAGGACAAGTACACCGAAGACGACCTGATGGAAGTGGGCCTGGAAGCGGGTGCCGAAGACATCATCGACGACGGCGACACCTTCACCGTCCAGACCGAGCCCTCGGACTTCATGGCCGTGCAGCAGGCCTTTACCGACGCCGAAATGGAATTCGAGTCCGCCGAGGTGAGCCAGGTTCCCGAGAATCTCGTGCCCGTGGACGTGGAGACCGG encodes the following:
- a CDS encoding YebC/PmpR family DNA-binding transcriptional regulator, with the translated sequence MAGHSKWANIQHRKGRQDAKKAKFFTKAAKDIILAAKAGGGNPDDNSGLRLAIQKAKAVNLPKDKIDNAIKKGTGELAGGDIMEILYEGYGPGGVAMLVDVATDNKNRVVAEIRHAFSKAGGNMAEAGAVAYMFNKKGVIVFNKDKYTEDDLMEVGLEAGAEDIIDDGDTFTVQTEPSDFMAVQQAFTDAEMEFESAEVSQVPENLVPVDVETGKKVMRLYDLLEDNEDVQKVYLNADFPDELFDEE
- a CDS encoding RlmE family RNA methyltransferase — translated: MKQYQDKYFKRAKKENYAARSVYKLKEMDKRFGIFKKGQHVLDLGAAPGSWTQFAGERVGREGHVLGVDIQDTKHSFPENITFLQADVFSDSPELLEAIEPLVPFDVIISDMAPKTTGIKFADQANSLELCERAFEVALKYLKKGGHFAVKIFEGGETKEYRDSLRPYFGKIKNFKPYSSRSESKEIFIVALGFKGADV